In Anthocerotibacter panamensis C109, the sequence GGCGGCAAGCGTATGGACCCCCTCGCCCACGCCCAAATTCCAGACCCGGTAGCAGATGTCATCCGCGACTTGATCCATCGTGTGGACGAACTAGAGCAAAAACTCGATGAGCACTCCACACCCAAAGTGAGCGCTGCTTATCGGTCTATGGAAGAATTTCATAACGGTTTGGGGATCTAGCAGCTTAAAAGTCTATTCCTCTTCTTCCTGGGCACGGGTGATCAGGACCGGGCAATGGGCATGGTGGAGGACATAAGTGCTCACACTGCCCAAAAGAAATTGGCGAATAGGGCCAAGACCACGACTGCCGATCACAATCAGGTCCACCCCCTGTTCCTGAGCGAACTGGCAGATGAGGGTCTCAGGACGCCCTTTAGTCACCGTTGCCTCAACCGATAAGCCCTGTCCACGCAGGTTTTGGGCTATGCTATCCAAGCGGAGGTGCGCGGCGTTGAGCAGTTGTTCATCCAGGTCTCGGAACAGTTCCTGGGAACCAAGGGCCATCACCGGGTCGGGATTTAGCAGATCCTGACTCGGCTCCACCACCCTGAGCAGGAATATCGTCGCACCCAACGGTTCAGCCAAATCGGTAGCAAGTTGGAGCGCCTGTTGGGCAGCGGGGGAGAGATCGATGGGGACCAAAAATCTTTTCATGGGTAAAATCCTAAAATCGTCTACCGGGATGGACAACCGTTAAATCCGGGTGCGCGCATAGCGAGCGTAGCGAGCGGCCAACCACCCAATAAAGGCCCCAACCCCAATAATCCAGTATCCCATCCAGGAATCTCTTGCCGTCCAAAAGCCCAAACCCATGACTACAAGACTTGTTCCCAGACCACAGTAGGCTGCAAAGCGGAC encodes:
- a CDS encoding universal stress protein, producing MKRFLVPIDLSPAAQQALQLATDLAEPLGATIFLLRVVEPSQDLLNPDPVMALGSQELFRDLDEQLLNAAHLRLDSIAQNLRGQGLSVEATVTKGRPETLICQFAQEQGVDLIVIGSRGLGPIRQFLLGSVSTYVLHHAHCPVLITRAQEEEE